CTTCGTATGTTgtagataaaagataaaaacttatttcactCCCAGTATTACCATAATAGGCGATGTGCTGTGATAAGAACGACATCAAATTCCGCTTTTAGCTTTATTGCCATTAAAAAGTTGCCGTTATGTAATGATCTTGTGTTTACCATAAAAGCAGGCTTCATGTTACTAAAAATTACACGGCAACTTCCACCCGTTTCAGAACTTTACGCCAATGATAAAATTCTTTGTCTAATTTTGTCTGTAGCTTCCATCTATTCTGATActattatttcctttttttaatacagatatAATGCACAAATTATGATCAAATGAATTTTCGTGTTCAAGCAATCTATATAAATTTTCCAGTCATAAAATCGTTCAGTTTAACAGAGGAAACTGAACTCATACTTACTGAATAGCTCAAGTAAGATCGATGTTTCGCTTTATCGTTCTTAAATGTTCTTTCAAACCATTATTTTGAACACTAAAGAGTTTGATTTGAATAATGGCGCTAATTTGTTAAAGCAAATTTTGGATCAATATTTCGACCAAATCCCTGTTTGAAAGCACACTCGCGCTTTGTACTTGACTTTGTCTGGACTGACTCGCTTTGGGTGTTGAAGATTCAAATTAGCTACATCTAAATCCTCAAAATAGTTTGATTCAAGGCTAGTACCACGTTCAACTTGATAACGAAATTGTTTATCATACGCACTCGTAGTCGCAGTGTAAAAGTTTaagttgatattatttttatatgttcttttttttttatatgttctttttatttttatatgtcgtgatatcatttttatatgttcttttatttttagaactttcactagttttgctgtttttttgtTCTTCACCTTCCTTGAGCCCCATTAAGTTTTTTCATCCGTTTAATTTGGAGTAATAACTTCCACGTTTTAAAGTggttttaagcaaaaataatgttaacaagatattcttttttttcttcttattttaactatctttacttccaacaaggctgcaagcaaccactattagagttggaagttactggaagagaatatatgaattttataaagcaagataacgattaatagacaacttaaaagattgcaagctatatgaatcaggaaaacaagaaaaAGGGAGCGAATTTCAAAGAACTTCCAAAGAATATTCGAAGAAAAAGATTAGAAGAATAAGAATTTTAGGAGcatttaggaacagtcacagtaaaaagatgagacttaattaaatgacgagtaTAACGATATACACGagaatatattttagtatatagtACAAGAgccgctagctctttagagcagcgcccattatagtatttattgaaaagagaaatagaagcaacattacaatgtGACtttggttgaaggttggctgcaagagcaggtccaattatgtttacaatgcgtttttacaCCTTGCCTAAAAGAGAATGGACATCATTTGAAGATCTGCTccagatatgacaacagtattccatataaGGACGGATTAGAGACGGCGAGCACAATAAAGCAGATGCTAATTTCGCaatagatttgatatatggtttctaagaaagatcggaagtaaatTCTAGAAGACAAAGGGTAGATAAAACACCGATTACATTACCGTTCGtgaatataggaagatctagattactAAGATAAcgattagctaaaaaaaattaatttttatctgaGTAAAGTTCACCAGCTACTGAAAGCcctatgctgtagcagaagtgaaatCCTTTTCAAACTTAAATGTCTCCTCCATCAGAAAATGATAGCTTCTTATCAAGACTAGAATAAACCGTAGTATCATTAGCAAacagttaatgtaaattaagaaaaaattaaggaCCAAGAAAAGAACCTTGAgttgaagttacaggatataaagaagagtgctgtctattgaggacaacttttatactacgattagtaaggaaggattcaataatcttaaagatgttacctgatacactgtaAAAAGAGAacttatggaaaagaccagcttgccatatatatctatatatatacgtatacatatatacataaaattgattttttgacgagattaaataaaaataactacataatttttagtattaaaagtTTCATGCGTTTTGCAATCATcagataaaaaatacattgcttttttcgttaaaaaaaatctactctTAATAAACATCGCGACAAAAACAagaatattattacaaaattcctcaaatgaaaaaaatggaatcactggttttaatttaaagtataaccccccaaaaaagataaaaaaagaaaagaaaaagaaatataatatggTTCTACTCCCCGTATAGTAAAAGGGTTTCTACCAATGTTGGACATATCTTCCTAAATTTAATCGACAAACATCCCACCCCCTAAGTAAACTATTCAATCGAAATACTATCAAAGTGAGTTACGGCTGCACCAAAAATATcgaaagaataataaaaagctACAACAAGAAAATCATTTCAGAAAGACCAAAAGAATAGCCACCCTGCAattgtataaataaagaaaactaccCTATAATAGGAAAATGTAGAGCTtctaatgttatttataaatgtatagtatctccccccccccctccttaaCACTccagaaaaagtatatattggcCTAGCAGAAGGtgaatgaaataaaagatgGGCTAACCACAAACACTCATTCATCAACAAAAAGCTGAAAAATTCAACCACTCTATCAAAGTATATATGGCAgataaaagaaaattcaaaaataacaccCGAATTAACCTGgtcaattattaaacaaatccCCGCTTACGGCAgcgtaacaaaaaaatacttgctTTGCCTTCATGAAAAACTGTGCATAATATCATACAAAGGTATGcaagaattattaaataaataacagaAATAATATGTAAGTGCCGTCACGAAAACAAGTTCTTGCTTGACAACCACGAGcccaaaaatgaaaaaaccaaACCACGCTCGCAAATACACTCTAAAAACAATCCGTTAGAAAAAGCAACAGATTACTTTTTTCCGTTAAATTAACGAAGTAGTTCGTAACcaaaaatcacaaaattaacggagtaaaataaactattaacgGATTTTTCGAAATTTCGTTAATTCAACGGATTAAATATTCAAATCCGTTGAAAAACAACtgaagtttttgttaaaaagggTTTCTATAAGAAATTATGAAGTGCATTCTctgtagattatttttttaagtcttgtttgtttgatttatattcgtcaagttctttatttataaatgataaatttttaaaaggcgATCTTCTTAAACCATATTTAAATTGTAGATAAAAGTTTGTTGCAGTAAGCttattttgccattttttaaatcgccgtggaaattttttaaatcgcctaccgaaagtcggtagccaaaaaaataaaaatttgcctACCGAAAGTCCGTTTTATTGGCTAAGAATGTCAcgtgttaaaaatttaatcttgtttatattttttattaccacATTTTTCGAAGTATTTTTCATATAGCTGTTTTCATAACTTACTTTATTGTGTTTCTAGCGAAAGTATGGATTTTTCATGCTCTGATTCTTTTGCATCATTGGCAGTTTTAAAAGAAGCTATTAGGAAGTACGAAGATACTTCTTTTATAAAGTTGTGGGTAAGAGATGCTAGAACTATTGAGGCTGCTAGGTAGCGATTCCACggcttaacaaaaaacatttgacgtttgacaaaaaacacgtaattttcataaactttgcTCTGTTATATCTTTTTGTATGGTTAAGCTAGCGCCTTGAGGTTTTTTGCATCAGTTAGTGTTACTCAATTTCTTTGCAACCGTATATAGAAAGTATTAAGCTTTGTATGGCTTCATTTATATATTACCCATATCTTGAGAccacttttcataaaaaaacttgccgcgggaacgtttttttaaaacgaagcTTTTGAAGGTAAGGATTCCTAAGATCTTAAACACATctaatttttatgaaactttccatatttattaagaaaaggacGGGGAATCTAATGGAATCTGGACGTTTTTTAACatctatacaaaaaattttagttctcagcgtttaaaaacttcaaggttgatttatattaaaaaaaaagtgtttttgaaaAACGTCCAGGTGGAAATTGCAAGTTTAGCCTTTCCTctatttaaaacaagtatttacTTAAGTTTACCTAAAGAATTGGTACTTAGGATTtgcatatataaattatgtgtatatatatatgcttttgttCGCGTATTTAATGACGTTATCTGTTTTGATTTTTGCGTTTGTTTTGGTTAgattatgaaaattaaattgaaagtgaaagtataattcttaaaattttaatcaaatgaaaatacATCTTTTCCTTTTTCCCAGGTAAAAGGTCTGCATTCTTCAAGAAAGttaaaatcttgatttttactattttaactaCAGGTTGCtcttatttaaactgtttttttcaaaacaaaaacctgAAAATAGTATTCAACAAAAGCTTATGAAAATGGAGTTGtgtaagaaatttattatatctttttatatttatttgcctCTATTTGTTTGTTGATTAAATACTATGAACtcttgtaataattattttaattcctttttttttaggtgttgACATTAACAATAGTCTCACCAAAATGGTTGCTCCATCTATAAGTCAAGAaagtaagtcaaaattttaaattaggaaTACTGtagcacaaatttttttcattttattaattcaatttattagAACCAAAATAATCCACcccttatttttctttatgtcacttaaattaagtttaattttaattttagtatctgACACTGTTATGGATTATCTTAATATTAATGGAGGCATTGTATCCCTCAAAAATCCAGATTTGGTTTTAACCAATCgccattttttacaaatttgtaaagaaaaagataaatttaacttGACATGGCCAAATCTTTCAGTATTTTTTACATCCTTGTTTAAATACCCTATATCTAGAGTTATGCTGATCAAGTGCCTTCAAAAGTCAAAAGATTTTATTGCAAAAGTAAATCGTgccaaaaattttgatttaagaaagtattttttaagcTCTGCTTTATCTTTTATTGGTGCTTTTCCGGATGTTGTTGGTTTGTCACCTTCTAATGCTTGTTCTACCCCAACTTCTATCCACAATAGTGATATTGTTCCAAATCAAATTACTGTTTCTGTATCTTCTGATTTGAACTTGCAAATTGCTAATGATGATTTTTTGTGTTCTGTTACCCCAAACTCTATTGTATACACCCCTTTAGGAAATGATTCTGAAAATTTTCTTCTTGAAGCGCAAGTTAATGAAGTGAATCTGCCAGTTTCCAATTCAGATAAAAAACTACCTATATTATCAGGTGATTTGgcctatcaaataaaaaaatacaaacagagaattaattatcttaaattacaaaacagacaaattaataaaagatgtaatgaatataaaagaaaatatcaagCAATCTTGTCAAAATATAATGTCAGAAATGTCAACAAAAGAGAAGTTAGAAAGGATTGTAGGATTAACcaattgttgcaaaaaaattttagattagaaaaagaaattgatttggCTAGAAAACGTTCACAATCAGATAGACAAAAGGCATggtattttaagaaaaaaattgaaaacactGTTTTGAAAACATCTGATGAAGCGAATGACTCAATCTTAAAGGAGAgtttaaattactttgaaaatcttTCAGAAGAGCTGAAGGAAAGagttaacttttttgaaaaaaatgtaattgatgtttttgaagGAGGTAGATATAATGATGAAATTCGCTCTGTATATTATGAccttttaagtaaaaatgtttctgttAACAATGTTGAATCAGTTATCAGAACTGTACTACAAAAAATGGCTGGAATTTCATGTGGCACACttccaaaaaaatctttggctgctgaattttttagtgaaatgaACCTTTTATCAAAAGCACAGGTTAGAGAGGCTATATTGGATAGTACACACAATGTTCTTCATACAGATGGCACAAAGTATAATTTTAGAGAGATTGGTAGTTTTCAAGTCACAACGTCATCTGGAAGCTACACGTTTGGGATAGAAGATATGTTTTCAGGCGAGGCACAATCTTATTTTGGAGAGCTAAAAAATTTACTCACTGATATGTCTCAGATATTTTCTCCTGAAAAAGAAAACTATGAGGATGATCTTCGGAAgcttattttttcattcaaatctTTGATGACAGATCGCACCATAgttaattcaagtttttttagccaatttaaaCATTGGAGAGAAGCAATTTTGCCTTTTGTTGTTGAAAACTATGAACTACTtcctttaaatgaaaaattaaaaatttctcaaatgcATCATGTTTTTTGTGGCTTACATGTTATCCATAATTTAGGAATATATGCAGAAAAAGCAATCATAGAATGGGAAAAAGTGGTTGAGCAGGAAGGTAGTGTTCATGGTGGTTTTATAAATTCTCAAAACTCACGTACCTTTGATATTTTGTATGAACTTTCAAAACTTACAAGCTATAGACATGGCGATCAACGGAACGGGAAAGCTGATGAATGGAGGGCATTTTTGcgtaaaaagttttcaaaaaattttatggtttCATTTCTGCATCATCggtttaacattatatttttacttgGTGGAGCAACGTATTTTCATAAAGATCATcttaaagaatttgtttttaatcttgATGGTTCAAATTTCCTTCATGAATCAAATAGGCATGATATTGACAACATAATTTTTCATGCTTCAACCAGAGCTCTgggaatttttaataaactgataTCAGGACCTCTTTTTCGTATTATTGAAGAAGAAggtcatattttttctttaaataccgTTTGGTCgcaaatgtttaattattttgtttattgttctTCTGATGCATCAATAATGTTAAGTGGTTCTACATTTTTTGATGTCAAATATCTCACTAAGGATGAATTGTTTGATTGTTTGTTGAACACGAACAACATATAACTTCAAAACACAAGAATGTTTTGAAGTTATATGTTGTTCGTGTTCAGTTATGATCCAGAGTCAGTTAAGAGACCAATTGCCTGGAGGGAAATATCACAATCCAGATGTTGGTGTCCTTGAGGAAACTCAAAACTGTCCGCGTACTAACATTGTGTCTGAACGTGACTTTGCTTCTTATGACCGCAGGTTAAAAATGAAACCTAACATGACAACAGTAGCTGCAGCTGGTGTCATCATgtttaacaataacaaaacaGCTGATTGGATATATGGGAAATCCCAGGAAGAATTGGCAAGGCTAGTTTTACTAGCAAGGCGAAATAGAAAAGGATATATCAGAAAGTAcagagaaaaaaaagcaaatatattgCAGTACAAAATCGATGAGATGGACAAGCGCAACTTAGAAAAGGAAATAAAGGAGCAAAAGGCAAGCgaagaaaaagagtttttgacAACAGAAATTGGGAAGGATGGTGGTTTAATTTTGTGTAAAGAGGATTTTGAGCAAATCTTAGGTACTGAAAATGAAATTGTAATGAAGTTGCAAAGACAAattaaatttcgaaaaaaagtaCTACAGCAAAAATTTCCAGAAAAGTGGCTACAGTTAGGAGAAAAGGTAAAAggtgaaaattacaaaaaatttggtATAGAGGCGTTAAAAACAAACCTGCtatcaatttttaagtttttaaaagatgctCCAGAACAACGAGcaaatacaataaaatgttCAGTCATCAGACAGAATAATGAAAGACAAGAAatgttgttaacattaaaaaaaaaggtcagaTTAGAGGGTGACACTAGATTATTAATGGaaactagaaaaataataagAGCAGGCACATCAAAGGGAGGGGTTCCAAAGTTTTTAGGAAAAagaattaaacataaaatggtAGATGAAGGTGGAAAGGATGTATGGTATTCAGGGCTCGTAGTAAGTGTTTTAGATGACAATGAATTTGATGATGAATGCGAGTTTGAGATACTATATGACGGATTTGAGGATAAATACGATATCGAGTTAGTCAAAGAGTGGAGGATGAAATGTGTTGTGATAGAGGGAAAGGCTGATGGTTATGTGGAGGGCGAAAttcgaaaaaaacaaaaatgttgttaatattgtttttgacGCAATGTCAATTCAACTtcaatttattgcatttatatttgctattattattattcaatttaatgTCTTTATGTTTGTAATCTGTTTGGTCATCTGGAGCAGTGTTTGCGCACCCACAattctttatatgtatatttgatTTCTGTTGGACCTCTGCAGCCATGACAACATACTGGTAAGTtatgttttctatttttgcGCTGATGTACCATTAATATATCTATCCTTGTGTTTAGGTATTTGTGAgtcattatatgtatatttttgtagGTGCATCTACAAGTCATAATATGAATACCTGTCTTCTGTTCACCTCTACAGCGGTGTTGATCTACTGATTAGTAATTatttgtatgtttgtgtttatgCACCCGTAAGtcattatatgtatgtttgtgtttatgtaCCCGTCAGtcattatatgtatgtttgtgtttatgtaCCCGTCAGTAATtttgtgtatgtttgtgttctgttggaccTCTGGAGCGGTGTTGACGCATCCGTAAgtcactatatgtatgtttgtgtttatgtaccggttagtcattatgtgtatgtttgtgttctgttggaccTCTGGAGCGGTGTTGACGCACCCGTAAgtcactatatgtatgtttgtgtttatgtaCCCGTCAGTCATtttgtgtatgtttgtgttctgttggaccTCTGGAGCGGTGTTGACGCACCCGTAAGTcactatatgtatgtatgtgtttatGTACCGGTtagtcattatgtgtatgtttgtgttctgttggaccTCTGGAGCGGTGTTGACGCACCCGtaagtcaatatatatatgtttgtgtttatgtaCCCATCAGTCATTATgcgtatgtttgtgttctgttggaccTCTGGAGCGGTGTTGACGCACCCGTAAgtcactatatgtatgtttgtgtttatgtacccgtcagtcattatgtgtatgttgGTGTTCTGTTGGACCTCTGGAGCGGTGTTGACGCACCCGTAAGTcactatatgtatgtatgtgtttatGTACCAGTtagtcattatgtgtatgtttgtgttctgttggaccTTTGGAGCGGTGTTGACGCACCCGTAAGTCAATATATGTAAGTTTCTGTTTATGTACCTGTAAGTCATTATATGTATGTCTATGTTCTGTTGGAAttgtatgtatgtctgtgttctcTGGTACAGCATTCATGCACGCGTAAgtcattatatgtatatttatgttttgttaaagaaaaaaaaagtttttagaccATGAAGGAACATATACAGTAAAATGATGCTGAATGATTACTCacacaaataagaatttttgtagCACTTAGggacagtcacagtaaaaggatgagacctAATTGAAtgataagtaataaaagaatgaattttagcaGATGGCATAAGAGACACTAGCTCCTTAAAACATCACCctttatagtatttgtagaaaagagtaAGAGAAGCAACACTATGACAGTGCGACAATGGTTGGCTACAGCGGCAGGTCTTGGTattctataattatttttatttttaatttttgttaataaacttGTGTCACCCTCTAATCTGAGGTTTTGTTAACAACATTTctcttttctttttgatttttttttcgaaatttatttGTCTTTGCAACTTTATTACAATTTCAGTCACAATAaaaggataagacttaattgaatgacgagtaacacgagaatgaatttcagtagatggcacaagagacgctagctctttagagcagtgcccattatagtatttgtagaaaagaggaaaagagaaagagaagcaacattacgacgatgtgataatggttggaggttggctgcaagagcaggtccaactaggtttacaatgcatttttgaacCTTGACTAAAAGAGAAAGGTCATTAttggaagatccgccccagatggggcaacagtattccatactaggaaggatttgagatttatagagataaagaataaaatccggagtaagaaagtgttgagctcaataaagagat
Above is a window of Hydra vulgaris chromosome 10, alternate assembly HydraT2T_AEP DNA encoding:
- the LOC136086249 gene encoding uncharacterized protein LOC136086249: MKMELCVDINNSLTKMVAPSISQEISDTVMDYLNINGGIVSLKNPDLVLTNRHFLQICKEKDKFNLTWPNLSVFFTSLFKYPISRVMLIKCLQKSKDFIAKVNRAKNFDLRKYFLSSALSFIGAFPDVVGLSPSNACSTPTSIHNSDIVPNQITVSVSSDLNLQIANDDFLCSVTPNSIVYTPLGNDSENFLLEAQVNEVNLPVSNSDKKLPILSGDLAYQIKKYKQRINYLKLQNRQINKRCNEYKRKYQAILSKYNVRNVNKREVRKDCRINQLLQKNFRLEKEIDLARKRSQSDRQKAWYFKKKIENTVLKTSDEANDSILKESLNYFENLSEELKERVNFFEKNVIDVFEGGRYNDEIRSVYYDLLSKNVSVNNVESVIRTVLQKMAGISCGTLPKKSLAAEFFSEMNLLSKAQVREAILDSTHNVLHTDGTKYNFREIGSFQVTTSSGSYTFGIEDMFSGEAQSYFGELKNLLTDMSQIFSPEKENYEDDLRKLIFSFKSLMTDRTIVNSSFFSQFKHWREAILPFVVENYELLPLNEKLKISQMHHVFCGLHVIHNLGIYAEKAIIEWEKVVEQEGSVHGGFINSQNSRTFDILYELSKLTSYRHGDQRNGKADEWRAFLRKKFSKNFMVSFLHHRFNIIFLLGGATYFHKDHLKEFVFNLDGSNFLHESNRHDIDNIIFHASTRALGIFNKLISGPLFRIIEEEGHIFSLNTVWSQMFNYFVYCSSDASIMLSGSTFFDVKYLTKDELFDCLLNTNNI
- the LOC136085884 gene encoding uncharacterized protein LOC136085884, which produces MIQSQLRDQLPGGKYHNPDVGVLEETQNCPRTNIVSERDFASYDRRLKMKPNMTTVAAAGVIMFNNNKTADWIYGKSQEELARLVLLARRNRKGYIRKYREKKANILQYKIDEMDKRNLEKEIKEQKASEEKEFLTTEIGKDGGLILCKEDFEQILGTENEIVMKLQRQIKFRKKVLQQKFPEKWLQLGEKVKGENYKKFGIEALKTNLLSIFKFLKDAPEQRANTIKCSVIRQNNERQEMLLTLKKKVRLEGDTRLLMETRKIIRAGTSKGGVPKFLGKRIKHKMVDEGGKDVWYSGLVVSVLDDNEFDDECEFEILYDGFEDKYDIELVKEWRMKCVVIEGKADGYVEGEIRKKQKCC